Sequence from the Acropora muricata isolate sample 2 chromosome 10, ASM3666990v1, whole genome shotgun sequence genome:
TTAGCATGAGCCTCATAACTCAAACCCACTGTCCTAGGCCATCTACAACTGAAGCTATCATTTGTTTCTCATTACCTTGTCTATCTGGAAACATCCCCAACATTTTCTCCACCAGAGTGTGACATTGCTTTGTCTTGCCGTAGTTCTTCATGTACTCTTTCCGCAGTTTTTTAGCATCTTCAGAACACCTTCCTGCACCTTTTTCTCTAACTTCTTTAATCTTCTTAGCCCAAACTTCTGGCTCGTCAGAATCTATAATATATTCTGGGCCACCGCTTAATTCCTTCACTGCCATTCCAAGCCCTGTATTTCCACCAATAAGGACTGGCACATCAGCGGACAATGCTGACAGGATAGTTGTTCCAAAACCCTCAGCCCGTGAAGGCAGGATGGCTAGCTGTACTTGACAAAGCAAGGTTTTCCAGTTCTCTGCGTTCTTTTGAAATTGTTTTACAGTGAATTGTTTTTGATTGAGAAGACCCTTGAGACGGCTTTCCAATTCTTTGGGTTCTTCATCTGGCGTCACAAGGAAGAAGATTCGGTATGAGGTGTCCTTCAACCAATTGATTGCTTTTGCAGCAATGTCAAGTCCTTTGGCTTCAAAGTACTTCTCATAATAGGTTGCACTGACCATGATGCGGAAAATCACCCCATGTTCAACCACTGGCCGAACATCAATCAAGTCATGAGAAACTCCTGGAGTTAAATCGAAAACATACTTGCCATTTGATCTCAGAGAGCTGCGGTAGGCTTCAGCTACTTTGGGGCCAATCGCGATGATCATGTCAGCACTTTCACACAATTTTATTTGCAGATCTTGCGCACCAATGTCCTCTTTTCCGAATTTTGCCAACTCTTCACTGATTGTGTGAACCACGTGAACCCACTtgcactttttgtttttcttgatgaCTTGTGCTTGTTTTCCAAGGTCAATCCCATAGGAATGGATGATCAAAACATCAATGTCAAGTTCATCAGGtagaaaagaaagaatttcGTTTTCGTTAAAACCATCCATAGGGCCTGGAAAGGAGAGCTCGATATTTAACTTCTCTGCCCATGCGAGGAGTTCcgggtttttttttgtagcTACACCAGACAGTCTCAACAGTGGATCCTTTGCCAGCTCAGTGAGCAACTGATCTGTGACTGTTATTTTCCAGCCATCATGATTTGTCACCAGTGTTACATTCAATTTATCAAGGGCTGCAAACAGATAGAAAGTAATGATTGTGCTATAAAACATGGGGGAACATTAGTTTAGTAAGGACATGTCTCTAAACGAATTTGTGCCATGTTCCAAACTCTGATGCCCTGTGAGTCAGAAATTCTGTTCCAATCAAGTACCTATCGTACCACTATTCTCACTTGCGTTTAGAGACATCatttaaattgaatttaaaCGGTTGTCTTCTACAAATGTTGAGATCACTTCATATTTATATactaaaagaattgtttttttcaatctCGGCAAATAGTGTCAGAACACTTACcatgatttcaaagaataactgttaattatttaatTCACAGATTGTGCAACAAACAAATGCAAACTTATGCTGTGCGACTGCAGGCTAAACCATTTTTTCACTCCCATGACAGATATACCCTAAATGTCATGAAACTTTGAACTTTTTGCTTATAGCCAACTATATGATAGATATGATAGCTGGCCTTCAATGAATACAATAGTAATATAATACGA
This genomic interval carries:
- the LOC136931423 gene encoding uncharacterized protein isoform X1, with the protein product MDREERNFKAGGKNYRLWVDRPQRSATSQTDGPAGCAERTTSTTEGHIGEGETSQTRTPPSSNNTSEERQVDKSAENAFTGTATVQVKEDLGDLKDLSVNDFDSSLALDKLNVTLVTNHDGWKITVTDQLLTELAKDPLLRLSGVATKKNPELLAWAEKLNIELSFPGPMDGFNENEILSFLPDELDIDVLIIHSYGIDLGKQAQVIKKNKKCKWVHVVHTISEELAKFGKEDIGAQDLQIKLCESADMIIAIGPKVAEAYRSSLRSNGKYVFDLTPGVSHDLIDVRPVVEHGVIFRIMVSATYYEKYFEAKGLDIAAKAINWLKDTSYRIFFLVTPDEEPKELESRLKGLLNQKQFTVKQFQKNAENWKTLLCQVQLAILPSRAEGFGTTILSALSADVPVLIGGNTGLGMAVKELSGGPEYIIDSDEPEVWAKKIKEVREKGAGRCSEDAKKLRKEYMKNYGKTKQCHTLVEKMLGMFPDRQGRLRNSAEHVEDVNTMNASYSEFGFQEREVFSALEQGNKTGAMAQPVQKIGVKKTTTV
- the LOC136931423 gene encoding uncharacterized protein isoform X2; its protein translation is MDREERNFKAGGKNYRLWVDRPQRSATSQTDGPGCAERTTSTTEGHIGEGETSQTRTPPSSNNTSEERQVDKSAENAFTGTATVQVKEDLGDLKDLSVNDFDSSLALDKLNVTLVTNHDGWKITVTDQLLTELAKDPLLRLSGVATKKNPELLAWAEKLNIELSFPGPMDGFNENEILSFLPDELDIDVLIIHSYGIDLGKQAQVIKKNKKCKWVHVVHTISEELAKFGKEDIGAQDLQIKLCESADMIIAIGPKVAEAYRSSLRSNGKYVFDLTPGVSHDLIDVRPVVEHGVIFRIMVSATYYEKYFEAKGLDIAAKAINWLKDTSYRIFFLVTPDEEPKELESRLKGLLNQKQFTVKQFQKNAENWKTLLCQVQLAILPSRAEGFGTTILSALSADVPVLIGGNTGLGMAVKELSGGPEYIIDSDEPEVWAKKIKEVREKGAGRCSEDAKKLRKEYMKNYGKTKQCHTLVEKMLGMFPDRQGRLRNSAEHVEDVNTMNASYSEFGFQEREVFSALEQGNKTGAMAQPVQKIGVKKTTTV